GGCGACGGGGATGTACGGAACTTTTCCGGGTACCCTTTGCGCCATGTCCCCATCCCGATCCGATGGAACGAAAGGGTTAAAAAGAAAAAGATGAACTGGATTAAAATAGATTCAGGATAAAAAAAAAGAACCGCCAAGACAAGGTTCTCTTGACAAACCGCTTCATAGATGGGTCGCGTCGTTTGACCCATCATTTGTTATATCCGTTGTAATCGATGGATCGAAAAACGTAACCCATCCTACTTTTTTCATCATTCATCATTCATCACTCATCATTTTATTAATCATTCCGCCAGCCGAAAGCGCATTCCCGCTTCTCTCTCGGCCAGGCCTTTCAGTTCCAGCAACCCCAGCGCCGAGGAGAGGCGCGAGACCGGCCAGCCTATCTCGCGGCAGATCGAATCGATGTGCTTTGGCTGCGCTGTCAAAAAGCGCAGTGTTTGTTCTTCGTCTTCGCTGAGGGGAATACTGGGCGCTTTCGGCGGCGGCGCTGGCGCCTTCTCAACCGGCGCATCAATTTTCTCAGCGGCAACCGCTTCTGCTGCCGGTTCTTCGCGTTGGCGATCTTGCTTCGTTTCGATTTCCACGGGTGAAGTCGGGGAAGGAATGCGCGGGATTTTTCCTGCTAATTCCGCCGCGTAGAAGGCGATCTTGTCTCCCAATTCGTTGAGGATATCCTGGGCGCTCGTCGCCAGGGCGGCGGCGGATTCCTTAATCAGCCGGTTGCAGCCCATCGCCGTCTCTTCCTCCACCGGGCCGGGAAGAGCGAAGATTTCCTTGCCTTGTTCCAAAGCGTACTTCGCCGTAATCAGCGCCCCGCTGCGCTCCGCCGCTTCCACGACCAGCACTCCCAACGACAATCCGCTGATGATGCGGTTGCGGGGCGGAAAATTGCGCCCTTGCGGCGCAACGTCGTAAAACAGTTCCGATATTAACGCGCCCCGCTTGACGATCTGTTCCGCCAGCGGCTCGTGTTCGCGGGGATAGACCATGCGCAGGCCATTGCCCATTACGGCGAAAGTGCGCCCATGTTTGCATCGCAGCGCCCCTTTATGCGCCGAGGCGTCGACGCCCCAGGCCAGCCCGCTGACGATAG
Above is a genomic segment from Candidatus Omnitrophota bacterium containing:
- the dprA gene encoding DNA-processing protein DprA codes for the protein MKLDRDKLYPWLAILRAKYMGSDRARRLEAHFGSITKALKAAPEAIAAVHGFSLAIGEAVREAAQGKFDLDIDKELAWAQKEGAAILLPGDAEYPASLRQIPAHPALLYVKGELQPEDVLAFAIVGSRRASDGGKRRANQIANELAEAGLTIVSGLAWGVDASAHKGALRCKHGRTFAVMGNGLRMVYPREHEPLAEQIVKRGALISELFYDVAPQGRNFPPRNRIISGLSLGVLVVEAAERSGALITAKYALEQGKEIFALPGPVEEETAMGCNRLIKESAAALATSAQDILNELGDKIAFYAAELAGKIPRIPSPTSPVEIETKQDRQREEPAAEAVAAEKIDAPVEKAPAPPPKAPSIPLSEDEEQTLRFLTAQPKHIDSICREIGWPVSRLSSALGLLELKGLAEREAGMRFRLAE